ACCAAATCGAGCTGCCCCGGTTCGTCCAACACGGTCGGCCGCGGTTGCACATCGGCAAAGATAAAACCAACCGATCCCAAACCGTAGCGGATCTCGGTCACATCGGCCTGCAGTTTGCCGCGATCGAAGGCGTCGCCCGGCTTCAATCGCAAACGCTCTTTCAGACTGGCCGTATCGACAAATTGATTTCCGATCAATTCGACATTGCGAACGTAATAGCGAGGGCCTTCTTTGACCACAAACCGCAAGTTCAGATACTTGCCCGTCTCGTCGTATCGCATCATCTTGCCGACCTCCGCTTCGAAGAAGCCCAGGTCGCGGTAGTAGCTGGTTAGTTTTTCGAGATCTTGCTGCAGGATGTCCATCTTGGCGCGGTTGCCAAAATTGAAGATTCCCAAAAACGCTTCGCGGCTTTTGATGATCTTTTCCAACCGGGCCGAACTGACAAACGTATTGCCGACGATCTCGATCGAACCAATCCGTTCCAAAGGCCCTTCGTTGATCCGATAGATCACCGCGTTGGGATATCCGGTCTTGCCGATCACCGTTTCGATCGTGGCCTGGTTAAACCCTTCCTCGTGATAATAATCGACAAGCCGTGAGCGAGCCGATTCGATCGAGAACTGGTTCAACGGATCACCGGGTGCGATCCCCGCACGGCCTTTGAGTTCGCGGTCGTTGATACCGCGGTTGCCAGCGAATTCGATCGCTTGAACGATCGGTCGTTCCTGCACGACAAACGTTACATGAACGCCTTCGGGCTTTTCGACAATCTCCGGCTGAATGTGCTCGAAGGCACCAAACTTGTGCAACCGGCGAACATCTTCCATGACCAAATTGAAGTCGTAGACGCGACCTTCGCGCGTCTGCACCTTGGCCATAATGCGATTCAAACCGACGCTACGGTTTCCTTTCACCGCAACGCTCGCCACCAATTGATCGCCGGTCTCGCGCTGAACGCGCATCGATCCCTGCTGAAACATATGGTCGCGGAACTTTGGTTTTTCGACGCCTGGAGGTGCGGGCGCATTGCCCCCACCGCCTCCCATGCCGCCACCAAATTGCCCGTGAGCAACCGATAACGACGCGAAGACGCAGATTAGACATAGGCTTCGGCGAAGCATGTTCACTCTCTGACGCATGGATTCCTTTCCTCTGCGTAATTCAATCACGGATCCCAAAATCAAGCCGAGGCCTTCAACGCCCCGCCAGCGGCGAAAACCGCGCGGTTTTACGATCCGGCTCGCCTCGAAATTCAGACTCATTGTGGTTAACTAACCAATTCGGGCTTGTCGTCACAAGCCGAGTTCTGCAGGCAGTTGCCCGTAGAATCGTTAATATCGATAGAATCCGACCGCCAGCAAAACAATGAATTCCTAAATAGAGTCGCTTTGAGCATTATTTCTTGCTTAATTGAGCTGTTCGTTGTCGCCGGTTTCCGATAACCAGGAATGAGGGAGTTCTCGGCTGGGAGCATTGCAGCGAGGACGTGACACGACTTTTAGCAGGCGGTTTTCGAGAGTAACACAATCATTCGACTATAAATTTCCAACTATCACGTCCTCGTCGGGTGCCAGCAAACCCGGTCGCAGGAACACCCAGTCTTTCACAGACACCAAACCAAGGAGGGGAGGTCATGAGGTGGTCCATCGCGAAGGCCGTTACAATCGGCTTAGTATTGCTATCAAACATCGCTGTCGCTCAGCCGCTAGCTGAGGAGAGTCTGATTCTCTCGACCCAGTGCGGTCGATTCCATCTGGTCCTCGGCCGGATCAAGTTGGATTGCTTTCATTACAAGAAAGTCCGACTGCACCAAGTGCCAGCCGAACCAAGCGAAGATGAAGAGTTTCTCTTTGTGACCGCCAACCACGGCACTCCCTCGCTGCACTACGTCCGCCATCTCGGACGATCCAAGGTGACGATCGATACGACGCAGAGCGATTGCGTGCGGATCGAATCGACGCGGCAGCTTCCCGCCGATCAGATCGAAACGCTACTGATTCAACAACAGGCAAGCGGCCCGATCGAGATCACCCATGCGGTCGGTGAACAGAGCCAACAGATTCAAACAGCTAGCTTCTGGCATCTGATCGTCGAAGAACCCCAGTTGTTTGAAACGCATGTCGTCCCACTGTTGTCGCTGATGCTCGATCGCTATCAGCTGGATGAATTTGCCGATGCGATCGACAAGCGGTTGCGAGCCCAGGCGACGCGGTCGCCAGCGATCACCAAGGCAACGGTTGAACAAGCGGTCGGGCAACTGGCAGCTCCCGACCGCCGCCAGCGGCTTGCGGCGCAGCGGCAACTGGCATCCGCAGGCGTGGGAATCTTGCCGCTGCTGGCTCAAATCGACAACAAGCGGTTGGACACCGAACAACTTCAATTGATCGGCAAGCTGAAGCAGCATCTGGCGGTCGATCGCCACGACACGCCCGACCGCGTCGCTGCCTGGTTAGCGACCGACCGCGGCTATTGGGTTCGGATCTCCCAACACTGGACACCGCAGCAGCGCGGTGATGCCCATCGCTATCTGGTCGCAACGTGCGGCCGAGGTCTCGATGTCGATCCCAGCGCGGTCGCGGTGCGAGCGCCGATCACAGGCCACTGAGCGACAGAGCGCCTGCGGTAACGAGAACCGAAGAGAGGAGACCGTTACAAAAAAAGAGGCATGCGGCTGCGTTGAAATAAACGCCGCCGATGCCTCGGAGAATGCGATCGCGACGACCGATCGGCTATGCCAGCCGATCGGCCCTCTCGAATCGATCAGTTCAACACGTACGCTTCTTCGCCGTGCAGCGAGATGTCGAGTCCCTGTTCTTCGTCGTTCGCTTCGACACGCAGACCGATCGTCATCTTGATCAGCAGCAGCAACACGATGCTGCCGATACCGGCGTAGACGTAGGTGACGACAACCGCGGCGACCTGTCCGGCCAACACGTTGCCCCCTTCCAACAGCCCCAACTTGGCTCCGTCGCCGATATTCCAACAGGCGCGGGTTGCGAAGAGTCCCGTCAGGACAGCTCCCACCGTGCCGCCGACTCCGTGAACGCCAAACGCATCCAACGCATCGTCGTAGCGGAAGATATGCTTCAACTTGGCACACGACCAATAACAAGCGACACCCGCGATCGCTCCCATGATCAGCGCCGGCATCGGGTTCACAAATCCCGCCGCTGGAGTGATGCAAACGAGTCCTGCCACAGCGCCGCTGCTGGCACCAAGAACCGTCGGCTTGCCGCGCAACAGCCACTCGCAAGCGGCCCAAGCGACCGCGCCGGCGGCGGCGGAGAAGTGCGTGACGGCAAACGCGCTGCTGGTCATTGCGTCGGACGCCAATTCGCTGCCGGCGTTGAAGCCGAACCAACCGAACCACAACATCGCCGAACCGACAGCGGTGAAGGTCAAGTTATGTGGCGGCAACGGCAACTTTCCAAATCCCATCCGCGGACCGATCATGATCGCCGCAACCAGCGCCGAGATTCCGCTGCTGATATGGACCACGGTCCCTCCGGCGAAATCGAGTGCGCCCCCCAAGATCGCTTGATCGCCGTCGTAGGCCAAGATTCCGCCGTCCCAAACCCAGTGAGTCAGCGGACAATAGATAAACGTTCCCCAGAGGACCGAATAGACGACCATCGCACTGAACTTCATCCGCTCGGCAAATGCACCGCAGATCAGCGCTGGCGTGATGATAAAGAACATCCCTTGGAACAACATGTGGGTCAGCCGTGGGACCTCGCCCTCCATCGGCGTGAAAGGAGCGCCGGCGGCTTCGTCCCAGGTCCGCGAGACATTGTTCATCATCAGATATTCGCCGTTGCCGATCAGATGCGACAGATAGCTGTCACCCGGCGTGCCACCAAAGGCTAACGAATACCCATACAGTGACCAGATTACCGTCATCAGCCCCATCAGAAAAATGCACTGCATCATCACGCTCAACACATTCTTCCGGCGGACCAGCCCGCCGTAGAACAGGGCCAGGCCGGGAGCGGTCATGAACAGCACCAACGCACAGGATGTCAACATCCACGCGTTATGACCGGCCATCGCGGCCGCGTCGATGCTCGCTTGCATCTGGTCCAACGTGGCGGCGCTGTAGGCGGTAGTGTCCGGTGGCGGCGCAGCCTCTTGGCCAACGCAGATCGTTGCCGCGCAGGACAACATAAGGAAACACAAAATTTGCTGGGGGAAACGGATCACTTCTCGCCTCTTCTGTCTCGATTAGGGGTTGGAAACTAAGCGCCTGGACGATGACAGAATCCACATTGCCGCCTTTCCCCCAACAAAACAGAGGAACAATTGAATTCTTCATGCATCCGCCAGTGCAATCGGAAACGTCGCTGCGGATCGCACGCGACGCATCGACGCCAAAATGGTAGTTGATCCGGTAACGTTTTGGGAGTGCCACGCCTTGACATGGGGCCTGGTTCCTTCGCTGCAGGGGGTTTGGGGAGGAATGGGGAGACATTCGCCAAACGATCCTCGCAAGCAAAGAACATCGCTCGGGGCTCCACTGCGGCAGCACTGGGAGGTTAGAATGCTCTCTTTGAGCGATTCCCCCCAGCATGTCAGCGATCATGATCGATTTCGAACACCTCGGACCATACAAAGTTCTCGACAAGCTGGGGCAGGGGGGCATGGGGGCCGTCTACCGAGGGGAGCATGCCAAGTCGCAGGAGCGTGTTGCGATCAAGGTGATCGCCCCGCAGATCGCCGACCAACCTCGCTTTCGTCGTCGCTTTGCCACCGAGATCGAAACGCTTAAAAAACTGAATCATCCGAACATCGTGCGGCTGATCGGTTACGGCGAAGAGGAGGGGCATCTGTTCTATTCGATGGAACTGGTCGATGGCCCCAGTTTGCAGCAGCAGATCCGCTCGCTCAAACGACTCCCTTGGCGCGACGTCGTCCGTTACGGGATCGACATCTGCGGAGCACTCAAGCACGCCCACGATTTTGGCGTGATCCACCGCGATCTAAAACCGGCCAACCTGTTGATCGCGGAAGATCAATCGATGAAGTTGACCGATTTTGGAATCGCCAAACTGTGGTTGGGGGACGACATGACCGCCGTCGGCGCGATGCTGGGTACCGCCGACTACATGGCTCCCGAGCAAGCCGGCGATGGCCCGATCACTCCGCGAACCGATTTGTACGCGTTGGGAAATGTTCTGTATGCATGCTTGGCCGGTCGTCCGCCTTTTGCCGGCAAAGACCTGACGCGAGTCATAACAAGCCTACACACCGACCCACCACCACCGCTCGATTTGATCCTCCCCGAATTGCCGATGGAGCTCGTTTCGTTGATCCACCAGTTATTGGAGAAGGGGCCGAAAGATCGACCTCCGACGGCACTGGCGGTTGGAAATCGGTTGCGAGCGATCTTGGCCGACGACCTGCAAATCGGTTCGCTGACCTTCGACGCCGACCGGCCGACGATCGACAACGCCCCGACACTTGGTGCCGGCGCCGATGAGTCGTTGGACCTAGGGGCTCCCTCGTTGATTCCGACCGATCAGCGGCCGACGCTCGACGCGACAAATCACCCCGACGGTGGGACCGGCAGCCAGTTCGGTTTTGAAGATACGATCAACTCCGAGGTCCAGGAATTTCCCGAAGCGGCGACGCTCGCTCCGCTGACCCATTTCCGCACCGTCGACCAAGAGGAACGCAACCGCGCGTCGGCCCCGCTAACGTCCGACGCTCAAGAGTCGACGCCGCGCGAGAGCCTGCTGTCGATCCTGCTGCTGATCGGTTTGCTGCTGCTGTTGGTGACCGCCGCGCTTTGGATGATGCAACCACCGTCTGCCGAATCGCTGTACAACAAGATCAGCGAAGCGGAGGATTTTGGCGACGTCGACAATGCGGCTGGCGCGATCAAACAATTCCTCGCTCAGTACCCCGACGACTACCGCGCCGAAGAGGTCTCTGCGCTGGCCGACCAGATCGATTCGGATCGCGTCTTCCGACGCTTGCGGGTGCGGGCTCGGTTCAAGGGGGGAATCGAACAACTCGAACCGGCCGAACAGGCATTTGTCGAAGCGATGCTGTTGCGGGAAGAAAACCCCGCCGAGGCACGTGAGTTGTTGGAGGATTGGTTGATCGTCTTCAGCCACGCCGACCATCGCGACCGATCGGTCGCCCGTTTGATCCCCATCGTGCGTCAGGAAATCCAACCGCTCAAAGATTCAAAGGGCAAGCAAGCCAACACGCAGGCTCAACAACTGCGAGCCTGGATCGACGGCTCGCTGACGCGACTCGATCCCGATCGGCATCGAGAGTTCTTGGAAAGCGTGATCCGGCTGTACGCCGATAAATCGTGGGCGGAAGAAGAGATCCGGCGGACCCAAGATCTGCTGGGCGCCGCGGGGCCCGACGGCGTTCCCGCCGAGCGATTTGCGCCGGTTGAACCGCCGGCAACGGAAGCTGTCGACGCCGAATGAAACGGCAGCGGCACTTCAGCCACTGCCGCTGTCACCCTTCGTCGTTGCCAGCGATCGTCGTTGCCCTGCGGATGCGACTATCGCGTCTCGGTCGTCAGCGACTCGCGAATCAGCGCGGGGCGATTGGTCGTGATCCCCATCGCGCCAAGCTTTTGAAAGTAGCGTGCGTCGTCGGGCGAATCGACAGTCCAAACGTGGAACTCTTCCATTCCGCGGCTCTTCAATTGAGCAATGAACTCGGGCGTGACAACCTGCCGATTTCCCTGCGTCCCCAAACCGTCGGCACCACAATCGCGGATCGTCTGGGCGATCTGGTCGACGCTCGGCCGCCATTTGCCGCTGTTGGCATCCTTCTTGTAACTGGTCAACCAGTGCGTCCGCACCGTCGGCAACAGCTCTTTGCAACGCGCGACCGTATCGCTGTTGAAGCAGATGATCAGGACTTGATCCAAAGGTATGTTGAGTTCTTCCAACTGATGTTTCAGAGGCAGAACGATCTCGGGGCCAACTTTTAATTCGACGACAAACAGCTTGCCGGCCGGAATGGCTTTCCAGACGTCGGCGAAAGTCGGCAGCGGTTCGCCCGCAAACCGAGCATCTTTCCAGGCGCCGTATTCGAGTTCGCGCAGTTGTTCCAACGACGAATCGGAGACCTTCAATCGGCGACCGCCGGTCCGCTGGGTATCTCGGTCGTGGATGCACACGATCTGACCGTCGGTCGTCAGATAGAAGTCCCCTTCGACGCCATCGGCCTGCTGACGCCAAGCTTCCTCAAAAGCGGCGACCGTATTTTCGGGAGCATCATACGAAGCCCCGCGGTGCCCGACGATCATCTGAGCCCAGAGCGTTGTATCCAGCGAACCACATACAAACAACGCAGCCAACAACCAACGTCCGTTTAACATTCAATCTCTCGACGTATTTCTAGGATTCGGTATCGAAGCATCGCCCAATCGACGCGCCCCTTCTTCTGCCCCACAGCATACTCGAACACGCCACGACTCGAAATCGCGCAGGCCCCCGATGGCAGATGAAGATCTGATGAATCGGACGATCAGTCGAAGAGCGTGCGGTGCAGGAGCTTTATCCGTTTCGAGGGAGCCGCTATCTGCTTTCTCGATGCGGTCCGTAAAAGCGCGGGGTTGGTGAACAACAACGCCGCTTGTTCGACCTTCAACTCGGCTGCAATTTGCAATAACAATCGTCGATCACGTCTCGCCAATCGGTGGACTCGGCACAACCCGTCAAACAATTTGTTAGGCGCATTGTACTCACGTTCCGCGCGGCAGAACTTGTGGTAGGCCAGGAACCCCAGACCGATCGCCAGTGCGGGGATACCAATCGCAAACGCGACAGCAAGCGGACTGGCCGATTGGCTCGTTGCCGATTGGAAATGATTTGCTAAATCGCCAACACGTGTATTCATACGATGTAGATCTCCTGCAACCGACCGGTTCCCAAACGGGCAGCGTCGCGAACCGGGCCCGACGGGGCCTCTTTCAATTCCTCTCGCCACTCGCGTGCGGCGTCTCCTAAAGCGTGCCGCAGAAAAGCGGCGATCTGAATCCGAACGGTTAAATGATCCTGAGCATAAATTTGGCGAAGCGCATCGAGCAAACCATCGATCAGCCCCAAGGCGGCCGCCGCTTCGACAGCCCGGCAACGAACATCGATCATCGGGTGCTTGAGCCCATCGATCACACTCTGCTCCAATTCGGGATCGATCAAGCCCATCACGGGGGCAAGGTTGGCCAGATCTGCAAAAGTCAAATCGGACTGGGATGCGAGGAAAGTGGAGACCGACAAGTTAGCCAGCGATTGACGGATCGTCTCCTGCACATGCTCGCAAGGGAAATCGAGTAATTGGATCTGCCGCCACAACAAAATATCGAAGACCGCTTCGTATCGGGCATCGCTGTCCATCGCGCGAGCGATTTGAATCGCTTCGGACTTGAGGACCGAAAGCGGCAACGGCCCCATCTGACGCAGAACCGCCGTTGCAACTCGGAGCGCATCGTCGTCTCCGGTTTCTATCGCTCGGATCGCCGTTTCTCGAACGATCTGCGAATCGGTCGCCAATCGATGGACGACGTACAATAATGCCGCGCGCTGATCGCCCGCGGTCCCGGCGAAGAGATCTCCGACGGTCTCAAACGCCGCCATCGGCCGCAGACTTTCCAACTGGCGAAGCGTCCGCGTCGTGGGCGTCGGCCCGACGTGACGCAACAAAGCATCGCGGAATGCTTGATCGTCGCGCGACTTCAAAATCGGCACGACCGGATCGGGAATCCGACTCTTGGAAACCCAACCGACCAGCAGATCGATGACGCCACGATTGGGCGAACGCAATAAACGACGCGCCAACGTATCGGCCGATTTGCCGTTTGCGTCGAGCATCGCCAGCAGTATTGAATCGCTCCAGACCGCCACGTTCAAGAACGCATCGATCAGTTCTTCGCGGTGATGAAAATCGATCGATCGAACCGAAATCGCCAAGCGTTCCAAGACGGTGCGACGGATCGGCCTGCGATCGTGTTGGTCCCGCACCCCAGCGCCCAACGATTGCGTCATCGACAAGACCGCTTGCAGCGAGCGTTTCTGCAGCTGGGGATCGGGCGAGGCTTCGGCCAGACGAATCAATTCGGGTAGCGTTTCATGGATGCTCAACTGAGCGGCCACGTCGACAGCCGATGCCAGTTGCGAATCGGCCCCCTTCTCCAACGCATTGGTGACAAACATCCCAAATTTGGAACTGCATTCACCAACCAATTGTCGCTCGGCCCCCTTCATCTCGCCCCACAGACTCAACAGCTCTTCGAATGCAAGATCCGAATCGCGCTGGATCAACGCGGTGATCGAACACCGCCGCGCTCGCGGTCCCGCGGTGCGGAATGTTTCCGTCAACACATCGACGGCGGCAACATTAGGCGTACCGCCGAGGTATTCATAGGTTAATGAAAGGCAACTACTCATCGATCGTCTTTGGGTTGTTGTGGCTTTGGCGATTCCATCAACAAGGGCTTCGGGAAGCCCGTAGGGGCGCGGACATTTTCCCGACTCAATAGTTATCGCTTTCCCCATCGCTGAAGTTGACCTGAGCTTCACCATTGTGCGCAATCGCGCAACTCACCTGCCGTGCAGATCGGAGAACCGTTAGAAACATTAGAAAATCGTGACACACACGGTCTGCCGCGACGATCGTGGGGAAGCACCGCAATAGCCGACGCAGCCCAAATACGGATAAAGAAACCGCCATTACGGGGGCACGCGACCGCCCCCTGCCACCCCAGCTATTTTCCCGGACGGTGCTAAACAAAACGCGCTCGTTCGCAGATAATGCGTCCGGAATTCACTGGACCGCCTGTCAGAGTAAGCTTCATGAATTATCGTCTGCTGTGCCGATTGCTGGGCATCGTCTGTGTATTGATCGGTGGTTCGATGCTGTTCAGCCTCCCCTGGGCGCTGCCGGGATTGGCCAATCGAACCGGAGCGGAGGCACCGGGGATCGAGGCGGTCGA
Above is a genomic segment from Rosistilla ulvae containing:
- a CDS encoding BamA/OMP85 family outer membrane protein — its product is MRQRVNMLRRSLCLICVFASLSVAHGQFGGGMGGGGGNAPAPPGVEKPKFRDHMFQQGSMRVQRETGDQLVASVAVKGNRSVGLNRIMAKVQTREGRVYDFNLVMEDVRRLHKFGAFEHIQPEIVEKPEGVHVTFVVQERPIVQAIEFAGNRGINDRELKGRAGIAPGDPLNQFSIESARSRLVDYYHEEGFNQATIETVIGKTGYPNAVIYRINEGPLERIGSIEIVGNTFVSSARLEKIIKSREAFLGIFNFGNRAKMDILQQDLEKLTSYYRDLGFFEAEVGKMMRYDETGKYLNLRFVVKEGPRYYVRNVELIGNQFVDTASLKERLRLKPGDAFDRGKLQADVTEIRYGLGSVGFIFADVQPRPTVLDEPGQLDLVYRIAEGDQYKCGEIRIHVDGDDHLVAEHVVENRLEFAPGEMLDRKKLDRSERLLKSTQIFITNPAEGAVPRIVVEQPKLVDLEAAADEY
- a CDS encoding glycerophosphodiester phosphodiesterase codes for the protein MLNGRWLLAALFVCGSLDTTLWAQMIVGHRGASYDAPENTVAAFEEAWRQQADGVEGDFYLTTDGQIVCIHDRDTQRTGGRRLKVSDSSLEQLRELEYGAWKDARFAGEPLPTFADVWKAIPAGKLFVVELKVGPEIVLPLKHQLEELNIPLDQVLIICFNSDTVARCKELLPTVRTHWLTSYKKDANSGKWRPSVDQIAQTIRDCGADGLGTQGNRQVVTPEFIAQLKSRGMEEFHVWTVDSPDDARYFQKLGAMGITTNRPALIRESLTTETR
- a CDS encoding serine/threonine-protein kinase, with protein sequence MSAIMIDFEHLGPYKVLDKLGQGGMGAVYRGEHAKSQERVAIKVIAPQIADQPRFRRRFATEIETLKKLNHPNIVRLIGYGEEEGHLFYSMELVDGPSLQQQIRSLKRLPWRDVVRYGIDICGALKHAHDFGVIHRDLKPANLLIAEDQSMKLTDFGIAKLWLGDDMTAVGAMLGTADYMAPEQAGDGPITPRTDLYALGNVLYACLAGRPPFAGKDLTRVITSLHTDPPPPLDLILPELPMELVSLIHQLLEKGPKDRPPTALAVGNRLRAILADDLQIGSLTFDADRPTIDNAPTLGAGADESLDLGAPSLIPTDQRPTLDATNHPDGGTGSQFGFEDTINSEVQEFPEAATLAPLTHFRTVDQEERNRASAPLTSDAQESTPRESLLSILLLIGLLLLLVTAALWMMQPPSAESLYNKISEAEDFGDVDNAAGAIKQFLAQYPDDYRAEEVSALADQIDSDRVFRRLRVRARFKGGIEQLEPAEQAFVEAMLLREENPAEARELLEDWLIVFSHADHRDRSVARLIPIVRQEIQPLKDSKGKQANTQAQQLRAWIDGSLTRLDPDRHREFLESVIRLYADKSWAEEEIRRTQDLLGAAGPDGVPAERFAPVEPPATEAVDAE
- a CDS encoding ammonium transporter; this encodes MLSCAATICVGQEAAPPPDTTAYSAATLDQMQASIDAAAMAGHNAWMLTSCALVLFMTAPGLALFYGGLVRRKNVLSVMMQCIFLMGLMTVIWSLYGYSLAFGGTPGDSYLSHLIGNGEYLMMNNVSRTWDEAAGAPFTPMEGEVPRLTHMLFQGMFFIITPALICGAFAERMKFSAMVVYSVLWGTFIYCPLTHWVWDGGILAYDGDQAILGGALDFAGGTVVHISSGISALVAAIMIGPRMGFGKLPLPPHNLTFTAVGSAMLWFGWFGFNAGSELASDAMTSSAFAVTHFSAAAGAVAWAACEWLLRGKPTVLGASSGAVAGLVCITPAAGFVNPMPALIMGAIAGVACYWSCAKLKHIFRYDDALDAFGVHGVGGTVGAVLTGLFATRACWNIGDGAKLGLLEGGNVLAGQVAAVVVTYVYAGIGSIVLLLLIKMTIGLRVEANDEEQGLDISLHGEEAYVLN